CTTCCCACGGCATCCTCCACCGCTTCACTGATGGCAATTCCAAGGCTTCCCAGGGAATCGGGATCCTTCTCCAAGATCCTCCGGCCCGCGTTGGTATGGGGACTGGGACTGGGCACCACTTCGGCCCCCCACAATCTCATCATGGACCGCCGATAGGGCTTTTGCTCGTAACTGACCCGCACCATGTACACCTTGCACTCCATGTCAAAATAGGAGCAAGCCAGACTGAGGGCACTTCCCCACTGTCCAGCACCGGTCTCGGTGGCAAGCCGCTTCACGCCCTCCCGTTTGTTGAAATAGGCCTGGGGAATAGCGGTGTTGGGTTTATGAGAACCAGCGGGACTTACCCCTTCGTTCTTGTAGTAGATCTTTGCCGGAGTTTTCAGGGCTGCTTCCAACCGATGGGCCCGGTACAAGGGAGAAGGTCTCCACAGGGAATAGATCTCTAACACCTCTTCGGGGATTTCGATCCAACGCTGGGTGCTCATTTCCTGCTCGATCAAACTTTCAGGGAAAATGGGAGCTAGTTCTTCCGGTGTGATGGGCTGTTTGGTACTGGGGCTCAATGGCGGCTTCGGCAGATTAGGCATATCCGCCATGATATTGTACCATTTCTTGGGCATCTCCGACTCTTTTAGCAGGATCTTCGTTCGACTCATCTCTGCTCATCTCCTCTACGCTATGCTAAGCTAAAACTATGTTAACTATTATTCTCCCTTCCAAGGGGGATTCCTGCCTGAACACAAAAACCGACCAAAAATCTTATTCTCCCTGCCCAGATAAAAAGGACCAGCCTCCCAGCAGACCAGCCCTTCTCTGCAAAACACATCGGCAAGGGGCGTCCCAGACGGTAACCCATTTACCTCCAGATTACAAGTCTTTCTTGAACATGAACACAGTTTAGCCTGACCCTCGAAAAGGCCGCCTCCCCTCTACTGGGCTGCTCCGGCCGGCCGCATCAGCACCAGATCCCCCAATTGCGGCGGTGTCTTTCCGGGAACGTTTTGTACCACGATTACCAGATGATCTGCACCCCCCGCCAGTTCGCCTGTCAGTTGGTACCGTTGCCAGGGAGAGCCTTGTCCCTGGATAGTCAGCTCAAACCGGTCCATCAACTGCCACTGTTGGGAACCGGAGAAGGTATAAATCTCCAAAGCATCTAACAGGCTTTCGTCTTGAGCATAGACCGTAAGTACAAACCTGCTCAGACCCGGGTAGTACCAGATCAGGTACTCTTCCCCACTCCCCACTGCCTCGATACGATGGGCATCACCGTAGAATTCTTCCGGAGTATCCTGTCTAAACACCCAACCAGCGGAACGTTCCTTCGCCAAAAGGGTATCCATTTTGATGCCGAAGAAATCCACGGGAGAACGGAAGGCCTCCTGTAGGATCTCCCAGTTTTGGATCAGGAGACGGCGAGTCAATTGGGAGATAGGTTGGTGATCCCCATCAAGGGCCACCAACATCAAATCGTATGCCCCATCGGGATAGAGCATGGTTTCCAAGACAAATTCCGGGGGCAGCTGTTCTCCTGCAAACAGGATTTCACGCCTATCGGCAAGTCCTTCCCCAATACCCAAAAGAATTAGTTGAAACTGGGCCACACTGTCCCTAGGGAAGGCCGCGGCCAAGCCCAGCGACAGCTCTCCTTGGACCGGCCCCTGCTCTGTCTCGGGCAAGTCCAGGCACAGACGATACACCCGACAACGGGTGGAGCGTTGACGCACTTCCCCACTGCTGTCAATAGCCCGCACCGTAATCTTCCTCTCCTCCCCCTCTTCCCCGATGGGAAGGGAAAGATAAAGTGGCTCCAGGGGCACAGGTCCCCGATAGACCTCTACCTCATTTTCCAGTACCACCAGCTCCTCGACGTCTAAATCTGCGGATAGCTGGAATTGGATGGGCTCATCAACCATAACGTTGGCCCCCCATGCCGGGGTAAGAATGGTGATCCCACAGGCCGCCTCCTCCGCCAAGACACGGGCGGTGAGGTTCAGCAACATCACACCAGAAACATGGGTAAGCAGCTGTACCGGGCCCGTCTCAGGTTTCGTCCAATTCGGACCGATGAGATTAAGCTGGTTGAAGGCATTCTCTCCCACGCTGACCGCGTTCTTGACCAGGAAATCTATATAGACTTCCGGTTCCGGATCCACCTCAATCAGGGAGACGAAGTATCGGACACAGATTCCCTTAAAGCCGCCCCCATCACCTTGCCCCTCGTCTTTGAGGATGCCCCTTTGGTCGGTAAGTCGGGACATGGTCAGCTGGGCAGTACGCCGGGCGTCGGCCAGATATTGGGGATCACCGGTGTTCTTGTAAAGTTCCACCGCAGCCCCGATATATGTTCCCTGGTTATAGGTAAAGGTTGCCTCCCAGATATTCCCGCTGCGGTTCTTGTTATCCCACACCAGTCCCGTGGGAGCCAGATTCTCCTTCACCCAGTGGTATAACTTCATGGCCCACTCTAGGTATTGTTCTTCACCGGTAATCTGGTACAACTTCGAAGCAAGAATAGAGGCAGGACAATTGATACAGGCATTCTTCGCGCCCTTTTGGTCGTTACGCCACCAGATACCCCCACCCAATTCCTCATCCCAGCTACGCAGAATCGTATTCCACAGCAAAAGAGCCCGGTTCAGATACTTAGTATCACCGGAAATTCGGTATGCCCGCAGGGAGGCCAGGGCCCACCAGGCCATATCATCGTTGAATTCATTGATGAAGGTGGGGTTGATGGCGTTTTGCCGGCGGAAAAGCTCGTCAATGTAGGGGTAGTAGGGCGATGCCGTGCCTCCTGTCCGCTCCACCGCATCCATAAGGGCATCCCAAGCCTGGGCATTTCCCCACCCAAACCCCCGGAAGGGACTGTTGGAACCGGCCCAGTACTGATCAATCAAAGCCTGGGTAGCCAAGTCTGCCCAGTGTTCGATATCATCCAAAGGGACAATCGCTGCGGCCACGGTCACCGTCCCTATGAAGACAATCCACATAGAAACCAAAATTCCTAGATAAGACTTCATCTCTACAGCCTCCCAGATCATGGGTCTTCGGCACCTTGAAGAAATCAATCGGTGTTGCTGATCTTTGGCGCCTGAATGCGGGCATATCCCAGTTGTACCGCCTGCGGCGTTAGGCCAGTCTCCCGTAAAGTAAGCCGAACATAGTCCCAAGGGATACCAGCGGAAGGCACCCCCCCACAGACCTCGAGCTTCCATAGCCCATCAGCGGATTTCTCCACGGGGTCCACCGTGTAAGGCACTAGCGTCCAGTGCCTTTGGTCTCGGGATACGGCGATCTCCAAAAAGCGCCCGATGACATCGGGATCCGGAGCATACAGGGTGAAAGCAAAGCCCTGGAGGTTTGGCAGATGCCAGATCAGATACTCCTCCCCTGTTCCACTGGGATGGATCCGATTAGGATCCCCGAACCAACGTTCCGGATCATCCTCTACAAAGACCCAGCCCAGGGACTCGGCCTCGGTTTTTAGACGTTTCCGGACTCCAAAGAACCCCAGATCCTGGGGCGCAAGCATCTCATCCTCAAGGAAGATCCAATTGTCGATAACCAGACGCAACCTGTCCTCATGGACTGTTCCGTCGGTCTTGAGCACCCCGGCCACCAGATCATAGGTCCCGTCAGAAAACTTAGTGGTATCCAGGGTAATTGCTTTGGGGCAGGCATCCCCGACGAACACCAACGCTCCGGGTTCCGCCACTCCCTCCAGGATCGGGTCCAACCGTAGATACACTTCCGTCAACTCTTGGCCCAGAAAGGCAGTCCCCAAAGTCAGGGTGATCTCACCCCGCACAAAGGCCGATGTTTCTTCCTCGGCTACCAGGGCTAGGGAGACGGGCACATGGAAAAAGGTGGTTTTATACTGCTGTTGCTTTCCCCTTCGATTCACCATATCCACCACTAAAGTGTTTTCCCCCAACTTCAAATAGTCCCGATAGGATGGGAAATCAAAGGGCCAATCGGCCCCCTCATAGAGGGGAGTTCCGTTCAGACTAATGTTCAGATTTGCCACCACCGGTAAGCCCATGGCAGACACCCTCGTCTCGGGTCCCAAAACCCGGATCCCTGGGGTCACCGTCCTGGGCACAGGAATAACTACAGAAGAACCCGGTTCCGGATCGGCTTCCACTTCACCGATTAAAGTACCGTCATCTAGCAAGAGCTGCCACCGGGCCTTGGGATCTCGGGAGTAATTATGCAACAGAATACTGACAATGAGTTGAGGCTTTTCCCAGAACAGGATTAGCCCATGGTCCTTCCGTTCTGCTTCCGCATCCTGGGCAATATCGCGCCATAGTGTCTTTCCCGCGGGTACTGGTCTAGGAGCAATGGAAGGACCATCGACGAACAAGGTTCCATCGGGACGAAACTCCATCCGATCAATGGCCACCTGGCGCCGCCCGCCGGGTGCGTCCAAGTCCATATGGGTGTGGTATACGACGAAAAGCTCAGTGCCATCGGGTGAAGAAACCACGGCATTATGGCCAGGGCCGGAGACACCGGGGATATTCGCCGAAAGAACAGGGTTTTCCGGAGCCTTGATGAAGGGTCCCAAGGGATCCGTGGAAACAGCATAGCCCACCCCATAGCTGCGTACATCAAACCAGTTAGCCGAGTACATCATGTAATATTTCCCAGCGTGTTTCAGGACAAAGGGAGCCTCGTTGATGAAACCTTTGTCGAATTCCCAGGGCTGATCAGGCTTAAGCAAAAGCCTTGGTGCCGTCTCAAACATGGTGGACCGATCGACGGGTTCACCCTTGATGAGGCTGGTAAACAGATCCGGACTCAATTTGACACCGAAAATTGCGTTGGCATGGAAATTGCCTGTCCAATAGCCCGGTCGGACGTAGTACAGGTAGATGTGACCAGCATCAACGAACACCTGAGGGTCGATGGTTTCGTAGGAGAAGTTAAATAGGGGTTCAGTCAACGGATCTTTAAAGGGTCCCAAAGGACTTTCGCTTATCGCAACGGAAATGCGCTTCAAACCGTCAGGTCCTTCCGCGGAGTAGAAGAGAAAATAGTGGTCTTGGTACTCCAGTGGACCAGGAGCCCAAAAGTTGCGGCTACCTCCCCAGGCCACGTTCTCCGGCGCTAGGGCACGGCCGCCGCGGGTCCAGTGTACCAGATCGTCGGAGACATAAACATCAAAGCCACTTCCCCCGGTAGGGTAAAGGTAATACCGTCCATCGGCTGCTTTCAGCAGATCAGGATCTGGCGCCAAGGGAATTAGTGGATTGGAGTAAAACAGAGCGTGGTAACCCTCATCACTAGGGTCTGCCCAGTTTACCGGGGCATACAGGATCCCAGTCAAGTCAGGGAGCAGTTCCTCCTCTGTATCAGGATAGACGACCCGAACCACAGCCTCTTGATAACTACTATGAAGCGTAGCCGCCTCCAGCACAACGTACGGATTGATCAATACACAGACCAATGACATAGTTGCTAATACGATACCCAATTTCTGCCGCCTCCCCCTTTGGATCGAAGGAAAACCCGCGGTGTTCTCCCAAAGCGAATATCCGTAGACAAAATGCAATTTCCGTGTCATTGCAGACTACACGGAGTACCCAAAGCCACCTGGACTAGCCAAGCTCGTCAGGGACTTCTAACAATCTTTGATATATCTTGATTAGTATTCCAGGTTTATGTAACCACCGTTTCCATCAAAGTAAGAACTTACTTACAGATGCGACCTACGGATCAATATGTCTTTTTCCAACTTTCGTTCAAAGTTACTTACATTTTACTACGGGGTTCCCTTGTTGATCAAGAACCTGGCCTAGCTCGGCAAAGCCTAATGCTGCGAATTAGAACAACAAACGGGGGAAACAAGCGAAAAGCCAGGGTGGCCTCATTGACAGAACCTTGGTTAGCCCATATATTGACCAGACCTTGTCCCAATCAGGAATGTCTTTTTGGCCGTCAAGACTAGAGGTAGTCATGCAGGGACAAAAGAATAACCGATCCGTTCCCACCAATAAAGCTCATCTTACTGGCGCCGCAGACTACTTACTATTGGTGCTCCATAGCCCTATGCCAGTTGTTCGGCGCCTCTTTCGGTACATATTTGCCCCGGGACAGATCGTCTTCGGTACGAATGGTCCAGCACAGCAATTCCTCCAGTAGCTCCATCTTGATTTCGCCATAGTCCGGATCCCCGTATACATTCCTCAACTCCGCGGGATCTTCCACGATATTGTACCGTTCTCCGCTACCGATCACATCATAAAGCAGCTTCCAGTCTCCCTTACGGATCATCTTCAAATTGCCGCTTTGGGTGACGCTGTTTAACTCATCGTATTCGTCCCCCGCAGAGGAAAAATGCAGCTTCGGTCGCTCATGCTCCCCATAGGGCCAACCACCAAAACCGAGCTCACAGTAAACACTTAGGAACTCCTCCTTGGGATAGGGCTGACCGGTCAGCAAGGGCCACAAACTCCGGCCTTGCACACCGTAAGGAATCTCAGCCCCCACCGCTGCACAAAGGGTCGGCATCAGATCCACCAGAGAGACAAACTCCTCGGTCACCCGCAGACCTTGTAGGATTCCGGGCCCCATTATCAACAGCGGTACACGCACCAGGCATTCGGGTAGTCCAACACCCTTCCGTTGCAGTCCGTAATCGGCGGCGTAATCACCGTGGTCCGCGCAGAAGATGACAATGGTGTTTTCCAACAGGTTCGCCTCTTGGAGATAAGTCACAAAACGCTGCAACTGATCATCGATCAACTGAAGCATACCGCAGTAGTTGGCACGGTACCGGCGCCAAAGGTCATCGTAACCCGGAATCTTCTCTTCGATCAAGCGACGCAACCACCGCCAGTGGGGACCCTTATTCCAAGCACCTTCCGGTCCAATCCGGCGCGGGGAATTGCTTCCTCCGGAAAGAGACTGAAGTACGGTTCGGGCACTTGATAAGGGTTGTGGGGTTCCGGAAAACTCAACCACAAAAAGAAGGGAGAATGGCTCTGTTTCAAACACTCGATGGCATCGTCCACAATCCGGACAGGAAACTGGCACCCTAAGGAAAAAGGTGTGGGTTCCGTGCTTACCCGGTGGTGAAGGTTTTCCAGCCAAGTTTCAAAGGCTCTTTGTTGTTCTGTTTTGTATTGCGGCCGGCCACCGGTGGTATGCATGTATGATGAATAGAAATCAAAATCCTCGGGCAGAAGGCAACTGTGGTTCTTGCCCGAGAGGTAAATAGAATAACCATGGCTGCGTAATACACCAATGAGATCTTTGCCGTAGTAGGCTTCATGCAGGGTCCAGTTGGTGCGGACCCGGGTTGCCTTGGGAAATCGCCCGGTAAAGAGGCTCGTACGGGCCGGACCACAGGTGGGCATGGGGGTATAGGCCCTTGTAAAACGTACTCCCCGGGCGTTAAGGGATTCCAGAAAAGGCATGGTGTCTAGGGGAAAACCCTCGCTCTTGAAAAAATCCGCCCCTTGCTGATCCGTCATGATGAGAACAATATTTGGCTGTTCCTTCATCACTGGAAAGCTCCCTGCTGTCTTGCGTCCTGATATGGAGGCATTGTTCCTATCTCGGACGTTTCTAAGTCGTTCACAGACACAGATTCATACAGTGGCGGAATTCCGGTCTAAATCTCTGCATCCTGACATATGAATCCGTAATAGATTAGGACCAGGAGCCGACGAACATGAAACGACAATTACCAACAACAATCTACATGATGGTGCTGTGCCGGCTGCTTACCGGAAGCCTTGAACTAATAGCAGCCATCCTGATGTGGCGCTCAGGGAAGATCACCAGTGCCCTAAAGATCAACGCGTTCTTGGGCTTTGTGGGACCAGTGGTGTTAATCATCACGAACGCATTGGCCCTAAGGGCCCTTTCCAGTGAGCTTCCCCTTCAGAAACTGTTAATCATCGCCCTAGGAGTCCTCCTGATTTTTTGGGGTGCAACCAGTTAATCGTTCGGAGTCCAAAGTTTGGGCTTTTTCAAGGGGATCACCTTGCTGTCCTGCTTGGTCTCCTTTTCTTCCGGAGCCTCTTCCGATGGTTTCTCTACAAGACCCAGGTGATTAACCAACCCCTCCTGTACCTGGATCAGAAGTTCCATCACCTGGTACTGGGCCTGAACAAAGTTCCGCACATAGGGGTTCATCATAAGAATCTGGAAACGTTCAGCCATCTGTGCTTCCTCTTCGGGAGTAATCTCCTCACCACGTTCTTCTTTTTCCATCAGTTCCCTTTGGAAGCGAGAGAAATCGCTCAACATGTGTTTGGCCGCTTCCCGCTGCTCCAGTTGTTCCTTCGCACTTTGGAATTTCTTGAATTCCTCCGTGTCTTGAATCTCCTGGGCTAACTCGATGATTTTCCTCTGCACACTCATGGTAATCTCTCCTCTTGTCCCTGAATTAGAAGGGAATCTCCTCATTTTGCACCGTGCGGCCATCATCTTCGTCATCATCTTTTTCGGCCACCAATGCCACCGCCACCACCTGATCATTGTCTTGGAGGCGCATCAGCCGCACCCCTTGGGTACTCCTACCTTGACGAGGAATATCTGCTACCTTCATCCGGATCATGATCCCCTCGGAACTAATCATCATGACCTCATGATCCTCGACCACCACCCGGGCACCAACGACGGGTCCGGTTTTGTTTGTAATGTGGGCGGTCCTAATCCCTTTTCCACCCCGAGAAGTGACCCGGTATTCCGCAAGGGGTGTGCGCTTGCCGTATCCCTGTTGGGTCACCACCAACAGGTCACCCTCTTCGATGATAATCCCTCCCGCGACCACGAAGTCCCCTGGCCGCAGATCAATACCCTTAACACCGGCGGTAGCCCGGCCCATGGGCCGCACTTCCTTTTCGGGGAAACGGATGGCTTGGCCCAGATAGGTCACGATCCCAAATTCCTGATGCCCATCGGTGAGGAATACCCCAGCTAGTTCATCCCCATCCCGAAGGTTAATCCCCACCAATCCAGAATTGCGTGAAGAATCATATTCGCTTAACACCGTCTTTTTAATCTGCCCATTCTTGGTAATCATGACCAGATAGTGGTCTTCGTCAAAGGTAGCCACGGGGTGGACAGCTTTGATGGTTTCCCCTGACGACAGGGGCAATAGGTTTACAATCGCCGTACCCCGGGCTGTCCGTCCGGCCTCGGGGATCTCGTGGGCCTTTAGGCGATACACCTGTCCCCGATTACTGAAAAACAGCACGTAGGAGTGGGTGTCGGTGATGAACAGATGTTCCACGAAATCCTCTTCCCGGGTGTTCAGGGCCACCACACCCTTGCCGCCCCGGCGCTGGGCCCTGTAACTGGACAATGGCAAGCGCTTGACATACCCATAATGGGTCATAGTAATGACCACGTCTTCCTTGGTAATCAGGTCTTCAATTTCGAACTCGCCGGGATCATGATCGATCTTCGTCCGCCGGGGTGAATTGTATTTTTCCTTGATCTCCAATAGCTCATCTTTCACGATCTGGGCCACCCTTGCCTCCGAAGCGAGGATGTCCTTCAGATCCGCAATCCGCTCGGTCAACTCTTTGTGTTCCTGCTCAATCTTAATCTGCTCAAGACCGGTCAGGCGGCGCAGCCGCATGTCCAAAATGGCTACGGCCTGGGTTTCGGTCATGTCAAATCTTTGTATCAACTCATTCTTAGCGATAACGTCGTTCTCAGACTCCCGGATTACTTTGATCACTTCGTCAATATGCAACAGTGCGATCCGCAATCCTTCGACGATGTGGATACGTTCCTCGGCTTTCCTCAGCTGGAACCGGGTACGACGGGTCACTACTTCCTTCTGGTACTCCAGATAATGCCACAACATCTGCTTCAGGTTAAGCACCCGGGGTTCATCATCCACCAAAGCCAGCATGATGGCACCAAAGGTGTCTTCCAAAGGTGTATGCTTAAACAAGAGGTTCAAGACCACATTGGGACTGGCATCCCGCTTCACCTCAATGACAATGCGCATACCGCTGCGGTCCGACTCGTCCCGCAATGCAGAGATCCCCTCTACCTTCTTCTCCCGAACCAAGGTGGCAATCTTTTCCACCAAAGCCGCCTTATTCACCTGATAGGGAATCTCTTCCACGACGATCCGGTGACGCCCCCCGGACATAGGCTCGATCCTTGTCTTCGCCCGAACCTTAATCCTGCCCCGGCCGGTGGTATAGGCCTCCCGAATCCCCTGGGTACCGAGGATGATTCCTCCCGTTGGAAAATCCGGACCCTTAATGAACTGCATCAACTCATCAACGGTGGCGCCCGGGTGTTCAATTAGATAGGCCAAAGCATCGATACATTCCCCCAAATTGTGGGGAGGGATCTTCGTGGCCATGCCCACCGCAATACCCTCAGCTCCATTGACCAAGAGATTGGGAAAGCGCGCCGGCAAAGTCATGGGCTGCTGCAAACTCTCGTCGAAGTTAGGCCCAAAATCCACGGTGTCCTGGTCAATATCCCGCAGCATCTCCCCGGCCAGACGGGAAAGCCGGGCCTCGGTATAACGCATGGCTGCCGGAGGATCGCCGTCCACCGAACCAAAGTTACCATGCCCATCCACCAACGGCTCCCGATAGGAAAAATCCTGGGCCATGCGCACCATGGCATCATAGATGGCACTGTCCCCGTGGGGATGGTATTTACCCATGACTTCACCTACAATACGGGCCGACTTTTTATAGGGCCGATTGTAGGCCAGGTTCAGTTCGCTCATCGAATAGAGGATGCGTCGTTGCACTGGCTTTAAGCCGTCTCGCACATCAGGAAGGGCTCGATCCACGATCACGCTCATGGCGTAATCGAGATAGGAACGCCTCATCTCATATTCCAATTCCCGCCGAATGACGCGGCCACCTTCAAAATCTAATGCCATCAGCTACTCCACTCCCTACCAAAAAACACCCGGCTAAACATCCAAGTTCTCCACTTCTTTAGCATGCTCCTGAATGAATTCCCGGCGCGGTTCTACTTTCTCACCCATAAGCGTAGTAAAGATCTCATCGGCGGCCACCGCATCCTCCAACTGCAGTTGCACAATGGTTCTGGTCTCCGGGTTCATTGTGGTGTGCCAAAGCTGTTCTGCATTCATTTCTCCAAGACCCTTGTAGCGCTGGATCTCCACCCCATCGCGGCCAATCCGCTCCAGGATCTCGTTTAGCTCCTCATTGGAGTACAGGTAATGCTCCTGGCTTTTTCCCTTACGCACGCAGTAGAGGGGCGGCAACGCCACATACACATGCCCATTGGTGATTAAAGGCCGCATGAACCGATAGAAGAATGTTAAGAGCAAAGTCCGAATATGGGCACCATCCACGTCCGCGTCTGTCATCAGGATAATCTTCTTGTAACGCAGTTTCTCCAGATCAAATTCTTCCCCTACGCCGGCACCGATCGCGGTAATCATAGAACGAATCTCTTCATTGGCGAGGATCCGGTCCATCCGGGCCTTTTCCACGTTGAGGATCTTCCCCCGTAAAGGCATGATCGCCTGGAAGTGACGTTCCCGTCCCTGTTTGGCCGTACCTCCCGCGGAATCACCCTCCACGATGTACAACTCGCACTCTTCGGGGTTAGTGGAGGTACAGTCGGCAAGCTTGCCCGGCAGGTTGCTCACCTCCAGGGCATTTTTACGTCGGGTCAACTCCCGGGCCTTGCGGGCCGCTTGCCGGGCCCGGGCCGCCGCCAAAGCCTTTTCCACAATTTGCCTGGCCTGTTGGGGATGTTCCTCCAGGTAAATGGCCAGCTTATCGCTTACCACGGATTCCACAATACCCCGCACCTCGGAGTTACCCAACTTGCCCTTGGTCTGGCCCTCAAACTGGGGCTCCGGCAGCCGGACACTGATAACCGCAGTACATCCTTCCCGCACATCCTCGCCACTGAGGTTTTCTTCCTTCTCCCGCAGCAGATTCATCCTGCGGGCGTAATCATTGATGGTGCGGGTCAGTCCCGATCGGAACCCACTGAGATGGGTCCCACCGTCATGGGTGTGAATATTGTTCACAAAGCTGTAAATACTCTCGGTGTAGCCATTGGTGTACTGCAGCGCCACCGCCAGTTCCAGATCATCGGTGCTATGTTCGAAGTAGATGACATCCTCGTGAAGAGGATCCTTGGTTTTGTTTAGTTGCTGCACAAAGGAGATAATTCCGCCATCGTACTTGAAGAAATACTCCCGTCCAGACTTTTGGTCCGCCACCTCGATTCGCAGGCCCCTATTCAGGAAAGCCAATTCCCGGACACGACTGACAATGGTATCTATGTCAAAACGTGTAGTCTCAAAGATGGTGGCATCAGGCTTGAACTTAATGGTCGTGCCCGTTTTATCCGAATCACCCAAGACTTCTAGTTCTGAGACGGGAGCGCCCCGCTGAAAACGCTGGCGGTATTTCTTGCCATCGCGCTCGATGACCACCTCCAGCATTTCACTGAGGGCATTGACTACCGAAACCCCCACGCCGTGGAGTCCACCAGAAAATCGATAGGCCGAACCTTCTTGTCCGAATTTACCCCCGGCATGCAGCACCGTTAGCACTACTTCCACCGTCGGTCGCTTCATCTGGGGGTGAATGGCCACAGGGATCCCCCGGCCATTGTCAATCACCGTCAAAAAGCCATCGCTATCGATCTCCACGCGGATAAGGTCACAGAATCCCGCCATGGCTTCATCGATACTGTTGTCGATGACTTCGTAAAAAAGCTGCATGAGTCCCTTCTCATCGGTGCTACCGATGTACATTCCAGGACGTTTGCGCACCGCCTCTAGACCCTCTAAGACCTGGATCTGTTCAGCTTCATAGACTGCCTCTGGCCTATCAAAACCCATCTTCACATTGCCTCCACTGCCAAACTACTATTCGCAAAAAGACAGGCATTTTGGCACTCAATGCCTTGAAATACACGACTTTCTCACAACCACTAAGATTCTAGTATAACAACAGGTGGCTGTCAACTTAACCTTCGGTTAGTCTATACTTTACGGTTTGTCACTCGGTGCACTTAAAGTTAACTGGGGTGTGCTGTTTATCGACTGCAGCCTCCGCTTCAAGGTGGCCACGCTAATAGGCGACACA
The nucleotide sequence above comes from Bacillota bacterium. Encoded proteins:
- a CDS encoding glycoside hydrolase family 76 protein — protein: MKSYLGILVSMWIVFIGTVTVAAAIVPLDDIEHWADLATQALIDQYWAGSNSPFRGFGWGNAQAWDALMDAVERTGGTASPYYPYIDELFRRQNAINPTFINEFNDDMAWWALASLRAYRISGDTKYLNRALLLWNTILRSWDEELGGGIWWRNDQKGAKNACINCPASILASKLYQITGEEQYLEWAMKLYHWVKENLAPTGLVWDNKNRSGNIWEATFTYNQGTYIGAAVELYKNTGDPQYLADARRTAQLTMSRLTDQRGILKDEGQGDGGGFKGICVRYFVSLIEVDPEPEVYIDFLVKNAVSVGENAFNQLNLIGPNWTKPETGPVQLLTHVSGVMLLNLTARVLAEEAACGITILTPAWGANVMVDEPIQFQLSADLDVEELVVLENEVEVYRGPVPLEPLYLSLPIGEEGEERKITVRAIDSSGEVRQRSTRCRVYRLCLDLPETEQGPVQGELSLGLAAAFPRDSVAQFQLILLGIGEGLADRREILFAGEQLPPEFVLETMLYPDGAYDLMLVALDGDHQPISQLTRRLLIQNWEILQEAFRSPVDFFGIKMDTLLAKERSAGWVFRQDTPEEFYGDAHRIEAVGSGEEYLIWYYPGLSRFVLTVYAQDESLLDALEIYTFSGSQQWQLMDRFELTIQGQGSPWQRYQLTGELAGGADHLVIVVQNVPGKTPPQLGDLVLMRPAGAAQ
- a CDS encoding family 43 glycosylhydrolase; its protein translation is MGIVLATMSLVCVLINPYVVLEAATLHSSYQEAVVRVVYPDTEEELLPDLTGILYAPVNWADPSDEGYHALFYSNPLIPLAPDPDLLKAADGRYYLYPTGGSGFDVYVSDDLVHWTRGGRALAPENVAWGGSRNFWAPGPLEYQDHYFLFYSAEGPDGLKRISVAISESPLGPFKDPLTEPLFNFSYETIDPQVFVDAGHIYLYYVRPGYWTGNFHANAIFGVKLSPDLFTSLIKGEPVDRSTMFETAPRLLLKPDQPWEFDKGFINEAPFVLKHAGKYYMMYSANWFDVRSYGVGYAVSTDPLGPFIKAPENPVLSANIPGVSGPGHNAVVSSPDGTELFVVYHTHMDLDAPGGRRQVAIDRMEFRPDGTLFVDGPSIAPRPVPAGKTLWRDIAQDAEAERKDHGLILFWEKPQLIVSILLHNYSRDPKARWQLLLDDGTLIGEVEADPEPGSSVVIPVPRTVTPGIRVLGPETRVSAMGLPVVANLNISLNGTPLYEGADWPFDFPSYRDYLKLGENTLVVDMVNRRGKQQQYKTTFFHVPVSLALVAEEETSAFVRGEITLTLGTAFLGQELTEVYLRLDPILEGVAEPGALVFVGDACPKAITLDTTKFSDGTYDLVAGVLKTDGTVHEDRLRLVIDNWIFLEDEMLAPQDLGFFGVRKRLKTEAESLGWVFVEDDPERWFGDPNRIHPSGTGEEYLIWHLPNLQGFAFTLYAPDPDVIGRFLEIAVSRDQRHWTLVPYTVDPVEKSADGLWKLEVCGGVPSAGIPWDYVRLTLRETGLTPQAVQLGYARIQAPKISNTD
- a CDS encoding DUF2619 domain-containing protein, producing the protein MKRQLPTTIYMMVLCRLLTGSLELIAAILMWRSGKITSALKINAFLGFVGPVVLIITNALALRALSSELPLQKLLIIALGVLLIFWGATS
- a CDS encoding YlbF family regulator, translated to MSVQRKIIELAQEIQDTEEFKKFQSAKEQLEQREAAKHMLSDFSRFQRELMEKEERGEEITPEEEAQMAERFQILMMNPYVRNFVQAQYQVMELLIQVQEGLVNHLGLVEKPSEEAPEEKETKQDSKVIPLKKPKLWTPND
- the gyrA gene encoding DNA gyrase subunit A produces the protein MALDFEGGRVIRRELEYEMRRSYLDYAMSVIVDRALPDVRDGLKPVQRRILYSMSELNLAYNRPYKKSARIVGEVMGKYHPHGDSAIYDAMVRMAQDFSYREPLVDGHGNFGSVDGDPPAAMRYTEARLSRLAGEMLRDIDQDTVDFGPNFDESLQQPMTLPARFPNLLVNGAEGIAVGMATKIPPHNLGECIDALAYLIEHPGATVDELMQFIKGPDFPTGGIILGTQGIREAYTTGRGRIKVRAKTRIEPMSGGRHRIVVEEIPYQVNKAALVEKIATLVREKKVEGISALRDESDRSGMRIVIEVKRDASPNVVLNLLFKHTPLEDTFGAIMLALVDDEPRVLNLKQMLWHYLEYQKEVVTRRTRFQLRKAEERIHIVEGLRIALLHIDEVIKVIRESENDVIAKNELIQRFDMTETQAVAILDMRLRRLTGLEQIKIEQEHKELTERIADLKDILASEARVAQIVKDELLEIKEKYNSPRRTKIDHDPGEFEIEDLITKEDVVITMTHYGYVKRLPLSSYRAQRRGGKGVVALNTREEDFVEHLFITDTHSYVLFFSNRGQVYRLKAHEIPEAGRTARGTAIVNLLPLSSGETIKAVHPVATFDEDHYLVMITKNGQIKKTVLSEYDSSRNSGLVGINLRDGDELAGVFLTDGHQEFGIVTYLGQAIRFPEKEVRPMGRATAGVKGIDLRPGDFVVAGGIIIEEGDLLVVTQQGYGKRTPLAEYRVTSRGGKGIRTAHITNKTGPVVGARVVVEDHEVMMISSEGIMIRMKVADIPRQGRSTQGVRLMRLQDNDQVVAVALVAEKDDDEDDGRTVQNEEIPF